One window from the genome of Nicotiana sylvestris chromosome 9, ASM39365v2, whole genome shotgun sequence encodes:
- the LOC138877948 gene encoding uncharacterized protein, with product MSNLSKLEFVPLDISGKSYISWVLDAEIHLDAMGLEDTIKDKNQASNQDRAKAMIFLHHHLEEGLKMEYLTIKDPVILWNNLKDRYDHLKMVILPHTCYDWTHLRLQDFKSISEYNSAMFRIISQLELFGDNITDHDMLEKTFTTFHASNMLLQQQYRETGFKKYYELISL from the coding sequence atgtcaaatctttctaagcTTGAATTTGTacccctggatatatcgggcaaaagctacatatcttgggtgcttgatgctgaaattcatcttgatgcgatgggtctggaagacaccatcaaggataaaaatcaagcatcaaaccaagaccgtgccaaagcaatgatattcctgcACCATCACCTTGAGGAGGgcttgaaaatggaatatctcactattaaagatccagtcatactgtggaataatttgaaagatagatatgaccacctgaagatggtcatTCTTCCACATACatgttatgattggactcatctaaggctacaagattttaaatctataagtgaatataattctgctatgtttagAATTATTTCTCAATTGGAATTAtttggtgataatattactgatcatgatatgttggagaaaactttcaccacttttcatgcctcgaatatgctcctgcagcagcaatatcgagagacaGGATTTAAAAAGTATTATGAACTTATAtcactgtaa
- the LOC104222999 gene encoding uncharacterized protein, translating into MIFGGNKINGVTFSAVKKTKVSIIHSKRLREVAEDDITFTEKDVYGLLLSYNDALVISLNVLDFKIKRVIVDPESFANIIQWRVLEKAKLTGSFIPAAKLLLRFNLTSVTTREEILLPTNAEVVIKMTLFEVVDGDIGYNIILGRPWLHEMRVVPSTYHQLLKFPMPQGIRQIRGDQPATREMNVILVSSSKQKEQATKQL; encoded by the coding sequence ATGATCTTCGGTGGGAACAAGATCAACGGGGTCACCTTCTCGGCAGTAAAGAAGACGAAAGTATCAATAATCCATAGCAAGAGACTCCGAGAAGTTGCTGAAGACGACATCACTTTCACGGAGAAGGACGTATACGGATTGTTGTTATCATACaatgatgcattggtaatttcGTTAAATGTGCTAGACTTTAAAATCAAACGTGTTATAGTGGATCCTGAAAGTTTCGCCAATATCATACAATGGAGAGTATTGGAGAAAGCTAAACTCACCGGAAGTTTCATTCCGGCCGCAAAACTCCTCCTCAGATTCAACCTCACGAGCGTGACAACCCGAGAAGAGATTTTGTTGCCTACAAATGCTGAAGTAGTTATAAAAATGACTCTTTTCGAAGTGGTGGATGGTGATATAGGATATAACATTATTCTAGGAAGACCGTGGTTGCATGAGATGAGAGTTGTACCGTCAACATATCACCAGTTGCTGAAATTTCCAATGCCTCAAGGAATTAGACAGATAAGAGGAGACCAACCGGCGACAAGGGAGATGAATGTGATTTTGGTCTCCAGTAGCAAACAAAAGGAGCAAGCGACAAAGCAATTATAG